In Zingiber officinale cultivar Zhangliang chromosome 1A, Zo_v1.1, whole genome shotgun sequence, a genomic segment contains:
- the LOC122003950 gene encoding dof zinc finger protein DOF5.7-like, giving the protein MADRDLQCWSDGHRSSATALRRAKQGLKCPRCESPNTKFCYYNNYSLSQPRHFCKTCRRYWTEGGALRNVPVGGGCRKSKKFRSPAESRRHEIGLPPVIPRFDDHRPAASEPVLFSPAAMAFDYPLNINAAGACGSTVNDDATNVSSIGLLRSTNEDLHWKLQKQKLAVLLGGEGADREDDQRELIIYSQTEPTPAEEACGGSGSGNVQNSTAWFSECSNYAMLPSSTIVNINNTSSSDTSYWNEGVPAWNDKLTPLP; this is encoded by the coding sequence ATGGCTGATCGTGACCTGCAGTGCTGGTCGGACGGCCACAGGAGCTCTGCCACTGCGCTCCGTCGGGCGAAGCAGGGCCTCAAGTGCCCCCGGTGCGAGTCCCCCAACACCAAATTCTGCTACTACAACAActacagcctctcccaacccAGGCACTTCTGCAAGACCTGCCGGAGGTACTGGACCGAGGGCGGCGCCCTCCGCAACGTGCCGGTCGGCGGCGGATGCCGCAAGAGCAAGAAGTTCAGATCTCCGGCGGAGTCCCGGCGCCATGAGATTGGTCTGCCGCCGGTCATCCCCAGGTTCGATGATCATCGACCGGCTGCTTCTGAGCCAGTACTCTTCTCACCTGCCGCCATGGCGTTCGATTACCCGCTGAACATTAATGCGGCCGGAGCATGCGGCTCTACCGTTAATGACGACGCCACTAACGTCTCTTCCATCGGGCTACTGAGGTCCACAAACGAAGACCTGCATTGGAAGCTTCAGAAGCAGAAGCTGGCCGTGCTCTTGGGAGGGGAAGGAGCTGATCGCGAGGACGACCAACGCGAGCTAATCATATATTCTCAGACGGAGCCGACGCCGGCAGAGGAAGCTTGTGGTGGCAGTGGATCCGGTAATGTTCAAAATTCGACGGCATGGTTCTCGGAATGTTCCAATTACGCCATGCTTCCTTCCTCTACTATAGTTAACATCAACAACACGAGCAGCAGCGACACGAGCTACTGGAACGAAGGAGTTCCTGCATGGAATGACAAGCTCACACCACTGCCTTAA